The Lysinibacter cavernae genome has a window encoding:
- the nadA gene encoding quinolinate synthase NadA, whose translation MTSVDELIRSIHEPRTDSHSGRPINLRTAGAAPSVSTCDTDLARDPWSIDQRPASTYGPGASVADLIPLGAPRQGKLPDEYTVATEAELERRIWDAKQALGDRVLILGHFYQRDEVVKFADFVGDSFQLARAATTQPQAEAIIFCGVHFMAETADILSKPQQAVILPNLAAGCSMADMANIDQVEDCWADLEALYGTEPDEQGRVPVIPVTYMNSSAAIKDFCGKRGGIVCTSSNAHTVLEWAFERGQRVVFFPDQHLGRNTAKAMGIPLEQMPMWNPNRELGGNTEQQLNEAKVILWNGFCSVHKRFSVAQIEQARAEHPGVRVVVHPECPMDVVDAADESGSTDYITKAIAAAPDGTTFAIGTEINLVQRLATQYPQHTIFCLDPVVCPCSTMYRIHPGYLAWTLERLLAGEVVNRISVDESVSEGSLLALERMLAAKP comes from the coding sequence ATGACGTCGGTAGACGAACTGATTCGCAGCATTCACGAACCACGCACTGACAGCCACAGCGGCCGACCGATCAATCTTCGGACGGCGGGGGCCGCGCCGAGCGTCAGCACATGCGATACCGATCTCGCGAGGGACCCGTGGTCGATTGACCAGCGCCCCGCCTCCACATACGGACCTGGCGCATCCGTCGCCGATCTCATCCCGCTTGGTGCCCCGCGCCAGGGCAAACTGCCAGACGAATACACCGTCGCGACCGAGGCGGAACTCGAACGCCGCATTTGGGATGCCAAACAGGCGCTCGGGGACCGCGTACTGATTCTTGGGCACTTTTACCAGCGAGACGAGGTCGTGAAATTTGCCGACTTTGTTGGTGACTCGTTCCAGCTCGCCAGGGCAGCAACCACGCAACCGCAGGCCGAAGCCATCATCTTCTGCGGTGTGCACTTTATGGCGGAGACCGCTGATATTCTCTCCAAGCCCCAGCAGGCAGTTATCCTGCCAAACCTCGCGGCAGGCTGCTCGATGGCCGATATGGCAAACATTGACCAGGTCGAAGACTGCTGGGCCGATCTCGAGGCTCTCTATGGGACAGAGCCCGACGAGCAGGGTCGGGTGCCAGTTATCCCCGTCACCTACATGAACTCATCCGCCGCCATCAAAGATTTCTGCGGCAAGCGAGGGGGCATCGTCTGCACCTCCTCGAATGCGCATACCGTTCTGGAATGGGCATTCGAGCGCGGTCAGCGGGTGGTGTTTTTTCCCGACCAGCATCTTGGCCGCAATACGGCGAAGGCCATGGGAATTCCGCTCGAACAGATGCCGATGTGGAACCCCAACCGCGAACTCGGAGGCAATACCGAGCAACAGCTCAACGAGGCGAAGGTTATTCTCTGGAACGGGTTCTGCTCGGTCCACAAGCGATTTAGCGTGGCCCAGATTGAGCAAGCGAGGGCTGAGCACCCGGGCGTACGTGTTGTGGTTCATCCAGAATGCCCTATGGATGTTGTTGACGCCGCAGACGAGAGCGGCTCGACCGACTACATCACGAAGGCAATCGCTGCGGCACCCGACGGCACGACCTTTGCGATTGGCACCGAGATCAACCTTGTGCAGCGCCTCGCGACGCAGTATCCGCAGCACACCATCTTTTGCCTCGACCCGGTGGTATGCCCGTGCTCAACGATGTACCGCATCCACCCCGGATACCTCGCTTGGACGCTCGAGCGTTTGCTCGCTGGCGAAGTGGTGAACCGTATCAGCGTCGACGAGAGCGTGAGCGAGGGCTCGCTCCTTGCCCTCGAACGGATGCTGGCGGCAAAGCCGTGA
- the nadC gene encoding carboxylating nicotinate-nucleotide diphosphorylase, giving the protein MLTPTIVTEIVDRALREDAPWGDITAEAVIPVGAQASAQLVAREPGVMSGGAVFARAFELCDQSLLVERLVADGDTFSSGDVLATVSGPARPLLTAERVGLNFVQRMSGVATLTSAYVAAVAGTAARIADTRKTTPGLRAAEKYAVACGGGSNHRFGLSDAVMVKDNHLAVLQQQRGLGVTEALVSLRQSVGHTTHIEVEVDRLDQVEAVLAARIDTIMLDNFSLEDLRAGVTQIAGRALVEASGGVNLVTVGEIAATGVDVISVGALTHSARALDLGLDIVITGAP; this is encoded by the coding sequence ATGCTGACCCCCACCATCGTTACCGAGATCGTCGACCGGGCGCTGCGCGAAGACGCACCATGGGGTGACATCACCGCTGAGGCCGTGATCCCCGTCGGGGCGCAGGCCTCAGCTCAGCTTGTTGCGAGAGAGCCAGGAGTCATGAGCGGTGGCGCGGTCTTTGCGCGGGCGTTTGAGCTCTGCGATCAGTCGCTCCTGGTTGAACGTTTGGTCGCGGATGGAGACACCTTCTCGTCTGGGGACGTGCTGGCTACGGTCAGCGGCCCTGCCCGCCCGCTGCTCACCGCAGAACGCGTTGGCCTGAACTTTGTGCAGCGGATGAGCGGAGTGGCGACGCTCACATCCGCCTACGTTGCGGCGGTCGCCGGCACAGCGGCCCGCATCGCCGACACGCGAAAGACCACCCCAGGTCTGCGGGCGGCCGAAAAATACGCCGTCGCCTGCGGCGGCGGATCGAACCACCGTTTTGGGCTTTCCGATGCGGTCATGGTGAAAGATAATCACCTCGCGGTGTTGCAGCAGCAACGCGGGCTTGGCGTCACCGAGGCGCTGGTCAGCCTCCGCCAATCCGTTGGTCACACCACTCATATCGAGGTCGAGGTTGATCGGCTCGACCAGGTTGAGGCCGTTCTCGCCGCTCGCATCGATACGATCATGCTCGACAATTTCTCCTTGGAGGATCTGCGCGCCGGGGTGACACAGATCGCTGGGCGCGCGCTGGTTGAGGCGAGCGGAGGCGTGAACCTTGTGACCGTTGGTGAGATTGCCGCAACGGGCGTCGACGTTATCTCGGTCGGGGCTCTGACACACAGCGCTCGTGCACTTGACCTTGGGCTTGACATCGTGATTACGGGTGCGCCCTAG
- a CDS encoding NUDIX hydrolase, whose translation MDYAAANVSERRFLPPRVAVSTVAFALRPPAEGANPHPSESEPHNITLWLPLVRRTRDPFRGQWALPGGPLTWNESLSDTSRRTLADTTGASPRYLEQLYAFGEPERSASDQRLVTIAYWALLTNDEIAGDTGVQTVSEPAAAQRSSGQLGNGQLSNVAWFSADSLPDLAFDHADIVNYALWRLRNKTEYSTVAYRFLGESFTLAQLRVVYEAVLGKQSDPANFRRQALASGHLRETGRVETGVGYRPAKLYSFSDVDHAASDTRRSS comes from the coding sequence ATGGATTACGCAGCGGCAAACGTGAGTGAGCGTCGGTTCCTTCCGCCGCGCGTTGCCGTATCAACCGTCGCGTTTGCACTGCGGCCGCCAGCTGAAGGTGCCAATCCTCATCCCTCCGAAAGCGAGCCGCACAACATCACCCTGTGGCTGCCGCTCGTCCGGCGAACCAGAGACCCGTTTCGGGGGCAGTGGGCCCTGCCCGGCGGGCCGCTCACCTGGAACGAATCACTTTCGGATACCTCGCGGCGCACGCTTGCTGACACAACAGGCGCCAGCCCGCGCTACCTCGAACAGCTGTATGCCTTTGGCGAGCCGGAGCGGTCGGCCTCCGACCAACGACTTGTCACAATTGCCTACTGGGCGCTGCTCACAAACGACGAGATCGCCGGCGATACCGGCGTCCAAACCGTCTCGGAGCCAGCAGCGGCACAGCGCAGTAGCGGACAGCTCGGGAACGGACAGCTCAGTAACGTCGCTTGGTTCTCCGCCGACAGCCTGCCGGACCTAGCGTTTGATCACGCTGACATCGTCAACTACGCGCTGTGGAGGCTCCGCAACAAGACCGAGTATTCAACGGTTGCCTACCGGTTTCTTGGCGAATCGTTCACCCTTGCGCAACTCAGGGTCGTCTACGAAGCGGTCCTTGGCAAGCAATCAGATCCCGCCAACTTCCGCCGCCAAGCGCTTGCGAGCGGGCATCTTCGCGAGACCGGTCGAGTCGAGACCGGCGTCGGGTACCGCCCCGCAAAACTGTACAGCTTCAGTGATGTCGACCACGCGGCATCCGATACAAGGAGATCATCATGA
- a CDS encoding response regulator, which produces MSGNIRVLVVDDHPIVRAGIVATLLGQPDITVVGEAGSGPEAVVRVAEAQRDGNPIQVVLMDLRMPGGDGVQATAQICAAHPQTRVLILTTYESDDNILAAIEAGANGYLLKASPENEIVSGVRSVATGGTVLAPAIAEALVTRMRAATQPSADAPTLSPREREVLTLVSRGYTNGQIAAELFISEATVKTHLVRIFEKLGVGDRTRAVTLAIELGLLG; this is translated from the coding sequence ATGAGTGGCAACATCCGAGTCTTGGTTGTTGACGATCACCCCATCGTTCGCGCCGGCATTGTGGCGACGCTGCTTGGGCAGCCAGACATTACGGTTGTTGGCGAAGCAGGGAGCGGCCCTGAGGCCGTTGTCAGGGTTGCTGAAGCGCAGCGCGACGGCAACCCCATTCAGGTTGTGCTCATGGATTTGAGGATGCCGGGCGGCGACGGCGTCCAAGCGACGGCGCAAATTTGTGCCGCGCATCCACAAACGAGGGTGCTTATCCTCACCACCTACGAAAGCGACGACAACATTCTTGCCGCAATTGAGGCCGGAGCAAACGGGTACTTGCTCAAGGCTTCGCCAGAGAACGAGATCGTCTCTGGCGTGCGCTCGGTCGCGACTGGCGGCACGGTGCTTGCCCCAGCCATAGCCGAGGCGCTAGTGACAAGGATGCGCGCCGCAACGCAGCCATCTGCGGATGCGCCAACGCTCAGTCCGAGGGAGCGGGAGGTGCTCACGCTCGTGTCTCGGGGATACACCAACGGTCAGATTGCCGCGGAGCTGTTCATCTCTGAGGCGACGGTGAAAACCCACTTGGTGCGGATCTTTGAGAAACTAGGGGTTGGCGATCGCACCAGGGCGGTGACGCTCGCCATCGAACTTGGCCTACTCGGCTGA
- a CDS encoding glycerophosphoryl diester phosphodiesterase membrane domain-containing protein yields MTRFATRWTLVPALLASAWKQLVSNSLVYIAAITVLQGAVAVIALPLIRWLFRSAVGAAGLRGLEMSSVITLASTPTSVVLLIAVVVVAFIALSFQLAALVLMSTRLQSGLPVTVAGLLADAKALGRLLLRPRSAWLVGYLLVVLPLGNFGFASVLTQAIAVPSFVSGELLKSTTGTILYVLFLLGLALVNARLVLTIPAFVAGEARPLRTSWRMTKGITLPIIVTVSAIILLSTVLISATLALSLLPTALADAVWPAAAPAVASVSLAIAQVLTFLLVGATTAALVSTTVKLYRVGTDWKGPAGIAPIEPESNVASNQDFRRPALLAGATLVTLVAGLSIVNYPVMEALEAHPDTLILGHRGFSGGGVENTIPGLEAAAEAGADLTEMDVLQTKDNQFVVMHDVNLQRLTGQDLAVADLTLEELTALTVTDLAGHSAVIPSLRDYVVRAQELGMPLLIEIKTHGGESPDMVELLIGELEELQAMDNNMFHSLDKPAIERLKQLRPDVYAGYIFALAGVNLPPTTADFVVIEEASYTSGLRDDARANGKGVFVWTVNAPAAQRQMLRDEVDGLITDHPDTALIARNDIDSNPGLTGRLIDAIDRFVVIN; encoded by the coding sequence GTGACACGTTTCGCCACGCGTTGGACCCTCGTGCCCGCTCTGCTCGCAAGCGCCTGGAAGCAACTGGTGAGTAACAGTTTGGTCTACATCGCCGCTATCACGGTGCTGCAGGGGGCCGTCGCCGTGATTGCCCTTCCGCTCATCCGCTGGCTGTTTCGGTCTGCCGTCGGCGCAGCTGGGCTGAGAGGCCTCGAAATGTCGAGCGTCATCACCCTTGCCTCGACGCCAACCTCCGTTGTGTTGCTCATCGCCGTTGTTGTTGTGGCCTTTATAGCCCTGTCATTTCAGCTTGCGGCCCTTGTGCTGATGAGCACACGGCTGCAGTCTGGACTCCCTGTGACGGTTGCCGGGCTGCTGGCGGATGCGAAGGCCCTTGGACGATTGCTGCTCAGGCCGCGTTCTGCCTGGCTTGTTGGTTATTTGCTTGTTGTGCTCCCGCTCGGAAACTTTGGCTTTGCCTCGGTTCTCACGCAGGCTATCGCGGTGCCGTCGTTTGTTTCGGGGGAGCTCCTTAAATCAACAACCGGAACGATCCTGTACGTCCTGTTTCTACTTGGACTTGCGCTTGTGAACGCGCGACTTGTGCTGACGATCCCCGCCTTTGTTGCCGGAGAGGCTCGCCCTCTTCGTACAAGCTGGCGAATGACAAAAGGGATTACCCTCCCGATCATCGTGACTGTTTCGGCGATTATCCTGCTGAGTACCGTGTTGATCTCAGCCACGCTTGCGCTGAGTCTGCTCCCGACGGCGCTTGCCGACGCGGTGTGGCCAGCTGCCGCCCCCGCGGTCGCCTCTGTCAGTCTTGCAATCGCTCAGGTCCTCACGTTTCTTTTGGTTGGCGCGACAACCGCAGCACTCGTCTCAACAACGGTCAAGCTCTACCGCGTTGGCACAGATTGGAAGGGCCCCGCTGGCATTGCGCCAATCGAGCCTGAGTCGAATGTTGCCTCGAACCAGGACTTTCGCAGGCCGGCTCTGCTCGCTGGAGCAACCCTTGTGACGCTCGTTGCCGGCCTGTCAATTGTCAACTATCCCGTCATGGAAGCGTTGGAAGCGCATCCAGACACGCTCATCCTTGGCCACAGGGGGTTTAGCGGCGGTGGCGTGGAAAACACGATTCCCGGGTTGGAGGCTGCGGCCGAGGCTGGAGCCGATCTCACCGAGATGGACGTGTTGCAGACCAAAGATAACCAGTTTGTGGTCATGCACGACGTCAACCTACAACGGCTCACAGGGCAGGACCTCGCGGTTGCCGATCTCACCCTTGAGGAGCTCACCGCGCTGACCGTGACAGACCTTGCCGGCCATTCCGCGGTCATTCCGTCACTTCGCGATTATGTCGTTCGTGCGCAGGAACTCGGCATGCCGCTCCTTATTGAGATCAAAACCCACGGCGGGGAGAGCCCCGACATGGTTGAGCTGCTGATTGGCGAACTCGAGGAGTTGCAAGCGATGGACAACAACATGTTCCATTCGCTCGATAAGCCTGCAATTGAGCGGCTGAAACAGCTTCGTCCTGACGTCTATGCCGGGTACATCTTTGCGCTTGCAGGGGTGAACCTGCCGCCGACCACTGCTGACTTTGTGGTTATCGAGGAGGCCTCGTATACAAGCGGCCTGCGCGACGACGCACGGGCCAACGGAAAAGGAGTTTTTGTCTGGACGGTAAACGCACCCGCTGCGCAGCGACAGATGCTGCGGGATGAGGTGGATGGCCTGATTACCGACCACCCCGACACGGCACTTATTGCGCGAAATGACATAGACTCAAACCCAGGTTTGACCGGTCGCCTGATCGACGCGATCGACCGGTTTGTCGTCATTAACTAG
- the nadB gene encoding L-aspartate oxidase: MIVVVGSGLAGITAALAAADFDDVTMVTKAALEMSNTFAAQGGIAAALGDDDSAERHLMDTLAAGNGLVRASAARVLTAEGPQRIHDLIGLGVAFDRDASGNLARGLEAAHSRHRIVHAGGDATGAVIETALAQRIREGRVSVLEYRYVADIRLKDGRAAGVELLADDGTREVLDASAVVLATGGAGQLYSHTTNPAIATGDGVAAAARAGAVLCDLEFYQFHPTALAVEGNFLVSEAVRGAGAVLVDERGHRFMVDAHPAAELAPRDVVARTIATVMAEQGGRPVMLRAPGLGEPKAAAYLATRFPTINRVCAENGFDWAREPIPVTPAAHYWMGGIRTDHDGRTSIPGLFAAGEAANTGVHGANRLASNSLLEAVVFGRRAGVAAATGGHRDDHFDGGEPASVCALPPAVLGMEPTACDVRELMWSEVGLARDGNGLGRAATRLGEWAAALSIESQHGQDQAGRVSGATASMELLNLATLGHLIAVAASERDESRGAHLRTDARQSDPAKAFSRNYIFSAPYPATRNVCDLNRVDRLSRADRHLSRSA, from the coding sequence GTGATTGTCGTCGTTGGGAGCGGGCTTGCCGGAATCACCGCAGCACTTGCCGCTGCCGACTTCGATGACGTCACGATGGTGACGAAGGCCGCGCTTGAGATGTCGAATACGTTCGCCGCACAGGGCGGTATTGCCGCTGCGCTCGGCGACGACGATTCGGCCGAACGGCACCTGATGGACACGCTCGCGGCGGGCAACGGGCTGGTGCGAGCATCAGCGGCAAGGGTTCTCACGGCCGAGGGGCCCCAGCGAATCCACGACCTCATCGGGCTCGGTGTTGCGTTCGACAGGGATGCCTCAGGAAACCTCGCTCGCGGGCTTGAGGCGGCCCACTCTCGGCATCGAATTGTGCATGCCGGAGGCGACGCAACCGGGGCGGTGATTGAGACTGCTCTTGCGCAGCGCATCCGCGAGGGCAGGGTGAGCGTGCTCGAATACCGCTACGTGGCTGATATTCGGCTGAAGGATGGCCGTGCCGCTGGGGTAGAGCTGCTTGCGGATGATGGAACGCGCGAGGTGCTCGACGCCTCGGCCGTTGTGCTGGCAACCGGCGGCGCAGGGCAGCTCTACTCGCACACAACCAACCCAGCCATCGCAACCGGTGACGGGGTCGCGGCAGCGGCGAGGGCAGGTGCCGTCCTTTGCGATCTTGAGTTTTACCAGTTTCACCCGACGGCCCTCGCCGTGGAGGGAAACTTTCTCGTGTCTGAAGCCGTTCGCGGGGCAGGCGCAGTCCTTGTTGATGAGCGGGGTCATCGTTTTATGGTTGATGCCCACCCAGCCGCCGAACTCGCGCCTCGGGATGTTGTGGCTCGCACAATCGCGACGGTCATGGCAGAGCAGGGCGGTCGCCCTGTGATGCTTCGTGCCCCTGGCCTCGGGGAGCCGAAGGCCGCTGCGTACCTGGCGACTCGGTTTCCCACCATTAACCGTGTCTGCGCGGAGAACGGTTTTGACTGGGCGCGTGAGCCTATTCCCGTGACCCCTGCCGCGCACTATTGGATGGGAGGCATCCGCACCGATCATGACGGGCGCACCTCCATTCCCGGCCTGTTTGCGGCGGGTGAGGCAGCAAATACCGGTGTCCACGGAGCCAACCGGCTCGCGTCTAATTCGCTCCTTGAAGCGGTTGTCTTCGGCAGGAGGGCTGGCGTCGCCGCCGCAACGGGTGGCCATCGCGACGATCATTTCGACGGTGGCGAACCGGCATCGGTCTGCGCGCTTCCGCCGGCAGTCCTCGGCATGGAGCCAACCGCCTGTGACGTCCGTGAGCTCATGTGGTCGGAGGTCGGACTGGCGCGGGACGGCAACGGCCTTGGCCGCGCGGCAACGCGCCTCGGCGAATGGGCAGCCGCGCTGAGCATCGAGTCCCAGCATGGTCAGGACCAGGCCGGCCGGGTGTCCGGAGCCACGGCATCCATGGAACTGCTGAACCTCGCGACCCTCGGCCACCTTATTGCCGTTGCGGCGAGCGAGCGGGATGAATCGCGAGGTGCCCACCTTCGCACCGACGCGCGGCAGAGTGATCCGGCCAAGGCGTTCAGCCGGAATTACATATTCTCCGCACCATACCCGGCAACCAGAAACGTGTGTGATCTCAATCGTGTCGACCGGCTGAGCCGAGCCGACCGCCACCTCTCAAGGAGCGCCTAA